One Hypomesus transpacificus isolate Combined female chromosome 21, fHypTra1, whole genome shotgun sequence genomic region harbors:
- the rnaseh2a gene encoding ribonuclease H2 subunit A isoform X1 encodes MDLSDYEADNSVSCRLASAIPDVCKTEDCCLGIDEAGRGPVLGPMVYGICFCPVSKKEDLKDLKVADSKTLTEAEREHLFSKVDESKSFVGWALQILSANTISNSMLQRAKYNLNALSHDAAIGLVQFALDNGVQLKEVFVDTVGPAEKYQDKLSQRFPGVEVTVRPKADSLFPIVSAASICAKVARDHAVKDWVFSEDLGDVDTDYGSGYPSDPKTKAWMLKYLDPVFGYPQFVRFSWSTAQTLLDSKAVPVHWDDDEEDGEKAAARKNNTSVLSYFSNAKTDESARQAHRFFTERRLHSLDTL; translated from the exons ATGGACCTCAGCGACTATGAGGCAGATAACTCGGTCAGCTGTCGCCTGGCCTCGGCCATACCTGACGTGTGTAAGACTGAAGACTGCTGCCTGGGCATCGATGAAGCGGGCAGGGGTCCAGTGTTGG GCCCCATGGTCTACGGCATCTGCTTCTGCCCAGTCTCCAAGAAGGAGGACCTGAAGGACTTGAAAGTAGCCG ACTCGAAGACGTtgacagaagcagagagagagcacctcTTCAGTAAGGTGGACGAGTCCAAAAGTTTCGTGGGCTGGGCTCTACAAATCCTCTCGGCCAACACGATTTCCAACAGCATGCTGCAGAG GGCAAAATACAACTTGAATGCTCTTTCTCACGATGCGGCCATTGGTCTCGTCCAGTTTGCCCTGGACAACGGAGTGCAGCTCAAAGAG gtgtTTGTGGACACGGTGGGCCCCGCGGAGAAGTACCAGGACAAGCTGTCCCAGCGCTTCCCCGGGGTGGAGGTGACCGTGCGCCCCAAGGctgactctctcttccccatcGTCAGCGCAGCCAGCATCTGCGCCAAG gtggcCAGGGACCATGCTGTGAAGGACTGGGTCTTCTCCGAAGACCTGGGGGATGTAGACACCGACTACGGCTCTGGCTACCCCAGTG aCCCTAAGACCAAGGCGTGGATGTTGAAGTACCTGGACCCCGTGTTTGGCTACCCCCAGTTTGTCAGGTTCAGCTGGAGCACCGCCCAGACCCTGCTGGACAGCAAGGCCGTCCCTGTCCACTG ggaCGATGACGAGGAGGACGGGGAGAAGGCGGCGGCCCGTAAGAACAACACCTCCGTGCTTTCGTACTTCAGCAACGCCAAGACGGACGAGTCGGCCCGCCAGGCCCACCGCTTCTTCACCGAGAGGAGGttacacagcctggacacactcTGA
- the rnaseh2a gene encoding ribonuclease H2 subunit A isoform X2 codes for MDLSDYEADNSVSCRLASAIPDVCKTEDCCLGIDEAGRGPVLGPMVYGICFCPVSKKEDLKDLKVADSKTLTEAEREHLFSKVDESKSFVGWALQILSANTISNSMLQRAKYNLNALSHDAAIGLVQFALDNGVQLKEVFVDTVGPAEKYQDKLSQRFPGVEVTVRPKADSLFPIVSAASICAKVARDHAVKDWVFSEDLGDVDTDYGSGYPSDPKTKAWMLKYLDPVFGYPQFVRFSWSTAQTLLDSKAVPVHWDDDEEDGEKAAARKNNTSVLSYFSNAKTDESARQAHRFFTERRLHSLDTL; via the exons ATGGACCTCAGCGACTATGAGGCAGATAACTCGGTCAGCTGTCGCCTGGCCTCGGCCATACCTGACGTGTGTAAGACTGAAGACTGCTGCCTGGGCATCGATGAAGCGGGCAGGGGTCCAGTGTTGG GCCCCATGGTCTACGGCATCTGCTTCTGCCCAGTCTCCAAGAAGGAGGACCTGAAGGACTTGAAAGTAGCCG ACTCGAAGACGTtgacagaagcagagagagagcacctcTTCAGTAAGGTGGACGAGTCCAAAAGTTTCGTGGGCTGGGCTCTACAAATCCTCTCGGCCAACACGATTTCCAACAGCATGCTGCAGAG GGCAAAATACAACTTGAATGCTCTTTCTCACGATGCGGCCATTGGTCTCGTCCAGTTTGCCCTGGACAACGGAGTGCAGCTCAAAGAG gtgtTTGTGGACACGGTGGGCCCCGCGGAGAAGTACCAGGACAAGCTGTCCCAGCGCTTCCCCGGGGTGGAGGTGACCGTGCGCCCCAAGGctgactctctcttccccatcGTCAGCGCAGCCAGCATCTGCGCCAAG gtggcCAGGGACCATGCTGTGAAGGACTGGGTCTTCTCCGAAGACCTGGGGGATGTAGACACCGACTACGGCTCTGGCTACCCCAGTG aCCCTAAGACCAAGGCGTGGATGTTGAAGTACCTGGACCCCGTGTTTGGCTACCCCCAGTTTGTCAGGTTCAGCTGGAGCACCGCCCAGACCCTGCTGGACAGCAAGGCCGTCCCTGTCCACTG ggaCGATGACGAGGAGGACGGGGAGAAGGCGGCGGCCCGTAAGAACAACACCTCCGTGCTTTCGTACTTCAGCAACGCCAAGACGGACGAGTCGGCCCGCCAGGCCCACCGCTTCTTCACCGAGAG GAGGttacacagcctggacacactcTGA